A genome region from Gammaproteobacteria bacterium includes the following:
- the dctP gene encoding TRAP transporter substrate-binding protein DctP has protein sequence MVLKLAAQKLVRALALIAPLLAATAAYADPTYTLKFATLTPQGTEPMNIMEQWGRTVEERSGGRLVFRFYPGGTQGDEPEVLKKMRFGQIQGGGFTGYGIGRIYSAARIMEFPFLFRNHEEVDEVRAKYMPSFERGFQKRGYELLGWSEVGDIHFFSSEPIRSLEDLEKRRIWLWQGDPLSQSWFDAADLSPISLSITDVYTSLSTGMIDTVYATPLVAMALQWYTKTRYMTNVPMANGIGALVVSRHFFDRLPPDLQALLRETGRETGEKLTAVTRDDNRKSLALLRKEGLDFVLNPDDVDAGEVQELSEKAAARLARIHYIPKPLFDQTRELLREIRERSSTGNHLGS, from the coding sequence ATGGTTCTGAAACTCGCCGCGCAGAAGCTCGTCCGCGCCCTCGCCCTGATCGCGCCGCTGCTGGCCGCGACGGCGGCGTACGCCGACCCGACGTACACACTGAAGTTCGCCACCCTCACCCCGCAGGGCACCGAGCCCATGAACATCATGGAGCAGTGGGGACGAACCGTGGAAGAGCGCAGTGGCGGAAGACTGGTCTTCCGGTTCTACCCCGGCGGCACCCAGGGGGACGAGCCGGAGGTACTCAAGAAGATGCGGTTCGGGCAGATCCAGGGCGGCGGGTTTACCGGCTACGGCATCGGCCGCATCTATTCCGCGGCCAGGATCATGGAGTTCCCCTTCCTGTTTCGAAACCACGAGGAGGTCGACGAGGTCCGGGCGAAATACATGCCGAGCTTCGAGCGCGGATTCCAGAAAAGGGGCTACGAGCTGCTCGGCTGGTCCGAGGTGGGCGACATCCACTTCTTCTCCAGTGAGCCGATCCGTTCCCTCGAGGACCTCGAGAAACGCCGAATCTGGTTGTGGCAGGGGGACCCGCTCAGCCAGTCCTGGTTCGACGCCGCCGACCTGTCCCCGATCTCCCTCTCCATCACCGATGTCTACACCAGCCTGTCGACCGGGATGATCGACACCGTCTATGCCACGCCCCTGGTCGCCATGGCCCTGCAGTGGTATACGAAGACCAGGTACATGACCAACGTACCCATGGCCAACGGCATTGGCGCCCTGGTCGTGTCGCGCCACTTCTTCGACCGCCTTCCCCCCGACCTGCAGGCCTTGCTGCGTGAGACAGGCAGGGAGACCGGAGAGAAGCTGACCGCGGTAACGCGCGACGACAACCGCAAGAGCCTGGCGCTGCTCAGGAAAGAGGGACTCGATTTCGTGTTGAATCCCGACGATGTGGACGCCGGTGAGGTCCAGGAACTGAGCGAGAAGGCGGCGGCGCGGCTCGCCAGAATTCACTATATCCCCAAACCGCTGTTCGACCAGACCCGCGAACTGCTGCGCGAGATACGTGAGAGGTCATCCACGGGTAACCATCTGGGCTCATAG
- a CDS encoding TRAP transporter TatT component family protein translates to MRGYRRLRLFLPAGPACSSLPLISAILLLALEGCSVKQMGVRASLPMLEDGVEAMNRESDLELARDAMPANLKMLEGMTYSDPGNDALRIQVAQGFHGYAFAFVEPEDPARAEALYTRCRDHAAATLKPDALRDGYLSMPLDQLRSLLQKTDESDVPGLFWTATCWGRWINLNLDDVENVAQLGRAAAMMERVLELDETYFYAGPHMFFGVYYGARSPMLGGNFSKSEQHFDRARELTGGRILMVDVIEAQYLDRQRLDQEAFHKRLTSVVNAPDDLLPEAALINRIAKEQAASLLEMEQEWF, encoded by the coding sequence ATGCGTGGATACCGACGTTTGCGCCTATTCCTTCCCGCCGGACCGGCCTGTTCGTCGCTGCCGCTGATTTCCGCGATTCTTCTTCTGGCGCTGGAGGGTTGTTCCGTCAAACAGATGGGCGTTCGCGCCTCCCTGCCCATGCTGGAAGACGGCGTGGAGGCCATGAATCGTGAATCCGATCTCGAGCTCGCGCGCGATGCGATGCCGGCGAATCTGAAAATGCTGGAGGGGATGACCTACAGCGACCCCGGCAACGATGCGCTCAGGATCCAGGTCGCTCAGGGATTCCACGGCTATGCCTTCGCGTTCGTCGAACCCGAGGACCCCGCACGTGCCGAGGCTCTCTATACCCGATGTCGTGATCACGCCGCCGCGACGCTGAAACCCGATGCGCTCAGGGACGGGTACCTCTCGATGCCGCTCGACCAGCTTCGGTCCCTGCTCCAGAAGACCGATGAATCCGACGTGCCGGGGTTGTTCTGGACGGCCACCTGCTGGGGGCGATGGATCAATCTGAATCTCGACGATGTCGAGAATGTGGCCCAGCTCGGCAGGGCGGCCGCGATGATGGAACGTGTGCTCGAACTGGACGAGACCTATTTCTATGCAGGGCCTCACATGTTCTTCGGGGTCTACTACGGCGCGCGTTCCCCGATGCTGGGCGGGAACTTCTCGAAGTCAGAACAGCACTTCGACAGGGCGCGCGAACTGACCGGTGGCAGGATCCTGATGGTCGACGTGATCGAGGCGCAGTACCTGGACCGCCAGCGACTGGATCAGGAGGCGTTTCACAAGCGGCTGACCTCGGTCGTCAATGCCCCGGACGACCTGCTGCCAGAAGCCGCCCTGATCAACCGGATCGCCAAGGAACAGGCCGCCTCACTGCTGGAGATGGAACAGGAATGGTTCTGA